A genomic stretch from Nitrospirota bacterium includes:
- a CDS encoding toxin, with amino-acid sequence MAGGYEFEFDPNKNKALMRGRGISFEEIILLIDEGHLLDVVEHPNKARYPDQQMYVVDVGGYVYLVPFVREGNRVTLKTVYPSRKATKEYRAKEEQP; translated from the coding sequence ATGGCTGGAGGATATGAGTTTGAGTTCGATCCGAACAAGAACAAGGCCCTCATGCGGGGAAGGGGAATCAGTTTTGAAGAGATCATCCTGCTCATCGATGAAGGACATCTGCTCGATGTCGTCGAGCATCCGAACAAGGCCCGTTACCCAGACCAGCAGATGTACGTCGTTGACGTGGGCGGATATGTCTACCTCGTCCCCTTTGTGAGGGAAGGCAACAGAGTCACTCTCAAGACCGTCTATCCGAGCCGAAAGGCGACGAAAGAATACCGGGCAAAGGAGGAACAGCCGTGA
- a CDS encoding antitoxin codes for MKRMNQDEEIEALKALDRGKLARSKDAAREIQVAREAAGAYLRKDERINIRLSGPDLKLLKRRAAEEGIPYQTLVASVLHKFVSGRLQTRG; via the coding sequence GTGAAGAGAATGAACCAGGACGAAGAAATCGAGGCTCTCAAGGCCCTAGACCGGGGGAAACTGGCGCGTTCCAAGGACGCCGCAAGAGAGATTCAAGTCGCCCGGGAAGCGGCGGGGGCCTACCTCAGGAAGGATGAGCGGATCAATATCCGCCTATCGGGGCCGGACCTGAAGCTTCTGAAGCGAAGAGCTGCGGAGGAGGGGATTCCCTACCAGACGCTCGTTGCGAGTGTGCTGCACAAGTTTGTTTCCGGCCGACTCCAGACCAGAGGTTGA